The following are encoded together in the Tripterygium wilfordii isolate XIE 37 chromosome 18, ASM1340144v1, whole genome shotgun sequence genome:
- the LOC119984320 gene encoding glutamate synthase [NADH], amyloplastic isoform X2 — protein MRILGHNGEINTLRGNVNWMKAREGLLKCKDLGLSKHDMEKLLPIADATSSDSGAFDGVLELLVRAGRSLPEAIMMMIPEAWQNDKNMDPHRKALYEYFSALMEPWDGPALISFTDGRYLGATLDRNGLRPGRFYITHSGRVIMASEVGVVDIPPEDVLRKGRLNPGMMLLVDFEKHAVVDDEALKHQYSLVRPYGKWLERQKIVLKDIIESVPASEKVAPTIAGVVKATSDDDDMETTGIQGLLAPLKAFGYTVEALEMLLLPMAKDGTEALGSMGNDTPLAVMSNREKLTFEYFKQMFAQVTNPPIDPIREKIVTSMECMIGPEGDLTETTEEQCHRLSLKGPLLSIDEMEAIKKMNYRGWQSKVLDITYAKNRGRKGLEETLDRICAEALDAINEGYTLLVLSDRAFSSSRVAVSSLLAVGAVHHHLVKKLARTRIGLIVESAEPREVHHFCTLVGFGADAICPYLAIEAIWRLQVDGKIPPKANGEFHSEKELVKKYFKASNYGMMKVLAKMGISTLASYKGAQIFEALGLSSEVIQKCFARTPSRVEGATFEMLARDALHLHEIAFPSRVFPPGSAEAVALPNPGDYHWRKGGEIHLNDPLAIAKLQEAARSNSVASYKEYSKRVQELNKACNLRGLLKFKEAEIKVPLDEVEPASEIVKRFCTGAMSYGSISLEAHTTLAMAMNQIGGKSNTGEGGEEPSRMEPLSNGSMNPKRSAIKQVASGRFGVSSYYLTNADEIQIKMAQGAKPGEGGELPGHKVIGDIAVTRNSTAGVGLISPPPHHDIYSIEDLAQLIYDLKNANPAARISVKLVSEAGVGVIASGVVKGHADHVLIAGHDGGTGASRWTGIKNAGLPWELGLAETHQTLVANDLRGRTVLQTDGQLKTGRDVAIAALLGAEEFGFSTAPLITLGCIMMRKCHKNTCPVGIATQDPVLREKFAGEPEHVINFFFMLAEELREIMSQLGFRTVNEMVGRSDMLEVDKEVTKNNEKLENIDLSLLLKPAAEIRPEAAQYCVQKQDHGLDMVLDQKLITLSKAALENGLPVYIETPIRNVNRAVGTMLSHEVTKRYNLSGLPADTIHIKLSGSAGQSLGAFLCPGILLELEGDSNDYVGKGLSGGKIVVYPPKGGRFDPKENIVIGNVALYGATSGEAYFNGTAAERFCVRNSGARAVVEAVGDHGCEYMTGGTVVVLGKTGRNFAAGMSGGIAFVLDVDGKFSSRCNHELVDLDKVEDKEDIMTLRMMIQQHQRHTNSQLAREVLADYENLLPKFVKVIPRDYKRVLASMKQEASKDDLENTGKEAEEQDEKELVEKDAFEELKKMAAASLKEQSSEKLEGSEPLKRPTRVADPVKHRGFVAYEREGVQYRDPNVRMNDWKEVMEQTLPGPLLKTQSARCMDCGTPFCHQENSGCPLGNKIPEFNELVYQNRWHEALDRLLETNNFPEFTGRVCPAPCEGSCVLGIIENPVSIKNIECAIIDKAFEEGWMVPRHPPLRSGRRVAIVGSGPAGLAAADQLNRMGHWVTVYERADRIGGLMMYGVPNMKTDKVDIVQRRVNLMAEEGINFVVNANVGLDPLYSLDRLREENDAIVLAVGATKPRDLPVPGRDLSGVYFAMEFLHANTKSLLDSNHQDGNYISAKGKKVVVIGGGDTGTDCIGTSIRHGCSSVVNLELLSQPPQTRAPGNPWPQWPRVFRVDYGHQETAAKFGKDPRSYEVLTKRFIGDENGVVKGLELVRVQWEKDASGKFQFNEVEGSEEIIEADLVLLAMGFLGPESTLADKLSLERDNRSNFKADYGRFSTNVEGVFAAGDCRRGQSLVVWAISEGRQTAAQVDKFLSKEKINSVDGHDDLIKRHRDLNKRQQDRSKHTVMT, from the exons ATGCGTATTTTGGGCCATAATGGGGAAATTAACACACTAAGAGGCAATGTCAACTG GATGAAGGCACGTGAGGGTCTATTGAAGTGCAAGGATCTTGGTCTGTCAAAGCATGACATGGAGAAGCTTCTTCCCATTGCTGATGCTACTTCTTCTGATTCGG gAGCTTTTGACGGCGTTCTTGAACTTCTGGTTCGAGCTGGTAGAAGTCTTCCTGAAGCTATAATGATGATGATTCCCGAAGCATGGCAAAATGATAAGAATATGGATCCTCATCGGAAGGCCCTGTATGAATACTTCTCAGCACTTATGGAACCTTGGGATGGGCCTGCTCTTATCTCAT TCACTGATGGCCGCTACCTAGGAGCTACATTGGATCGAAATGGACTGCGTCCGGGTAGGTTTTACATAACGCATAGTGGACGAGTTATTATGGCCAGTGAAGTTGGTGTCGTGGATATTCCCCCCGAAGATGTGCTTAGGAAAGGAAGACTCAACCCTGGCATGATGCTTCTGGTGGATTTTGAGAAGCATGCTGTTGTAGATGATGAAGCCTTGAAGCACCAATATTCGCTGGTGAGGCCTTATGGGAAGTGGCTCGAAAGGCAAAAAATTGTCCTCAAGGACATAATTGAATCAGTTCCAGCGTCTGAAAAGGTTGCTCCAACCATAGCTGGGGTTGTAAAA GCAACCAGTGATGATGACGATATGGAGACTACGGGCATTCAAGGTTTATTGGCTCCGCTAAAAGCCTTTGG TTATACCGTTGAAGCCTTGGAGATGTTGTTGCTTCCCATGGCAAAAGATGGTACCGAGGCTCTCGGTTCAATGGGAAATGATACTCCCCTGGCAGTTATGTCTAATAGAGAAAAACTTACTTTTGAGTACTTCAAGCAAATGTTTGCTCAAGTAACAAACCCACCAATTGATCCTATTCGAGAAAAAATAGTCACTTCAATGGAATGCATGATTGGTCCAGAAGGTGATCTGACAGAAACAACTGAAGAACAGTGTCATCGTCTCTCCTTGAAAGGCCCTCTTCTATCCATTGATGAGATGGAAGCAATTAAAAAGATGAATTATAGAGGTTGGCAAAGCAAAGTTCTTGATATAACTTATGCAAAAAATCGTGGTAGGAAAGGATTGGAGGAGACTTTGGACAGGATCTGTGCTGAAGCCCTTGATGCCATAAATGAGGGATATACATTATTGGTACTCTCGGACAGAG CATTCTCATCAAGTCGCGTTGCTGTGAGCTCTCTCCTAGCTGTTGGTGCTGTCCATCACCATCTTGTGAAAAAGCTTGCGCGAACTCGAATAGGGTTGATAGTTGAATCAGCCGAACCACGTGAAGTGCACCATTTCTGTACTTTGGTTGGTTTCGGTGCAGATGCCATTTGCCCATACTTAGCTATAGAAGCCATCTGGCGATTGCAGGTTGATGGTAAGATTCCACCAAAAGCTAATGGCGAGTTTCATTCGGAAAAGGAGCTTGTCAAGAAGTACTTCAAGGCAAGCAACTATGGAATGATGAAAGTTCTTGCCAAAATGGGCATATCAACTTTAGCCTCATACAAGGGTGCTCAGATATTTGAAGCTCTGGGCCTTTCATCTGAAGTGATCCAGAAGTGCTTCGCAAGAACCCCAAGCAGAGTTGAGGGAGCAACTTTTGAAATGCTTGCTCGTGAtgcacttcatttgcatgaaaTAGCCTTCCCCTCTCGGGTTTTTCCGCCCGGAAGTGCAGAAGCAGTTGCACTGCCCAACCCTGGTGATTACCATTGGAGGAAAGGTGGTGAAATTCATCTGAATGATCCTCTTGCTATAGCAAAGCTGCAAGAAGCTGCCAGGAGTAACAGTGTCGCTTCCTATAAGGAGTACTCAAAGCGTGTTCAGGAACTAAACAAAGCTTGCAATTTGCGTGGGCTTCTGAAGTTTAAAGAAGCAGAGATAAAAGTTCCCTTGGACGAAGTGGAACCTGCAAGTGAAATTGTGAAAAGATTTTGCACTGGGGCCATGAGTTATGGATCGATATCATTGGAGGCACACACAACGCTAGCCATGGCAATGAATCAAATTGGAGGGAAATCAAACACAG GTGAGGGAGGGGAAGAACCATCACGTATGGAGCCTCTTTCAAATGGTTCAATGAATCCAAAGAGGAGTGCAATCAAACAGGTTGCCAGTGGAAGATTCGGAGTTTCAAGTTATTACCTTACAAATGCTGATGAAATCCAGATAAAGATGGCACAG GGGGCCAAGCCTGGTGAAGGAGGTGAACTTCCTGGCCACAAGGTTATAGGAGATATTGCAGTCACCAGAAATTCTACTGCTGGGGTTGGACTCATTAGTCCACCTCCCCATCATGATATTTATTCAATTGAAGACCTTGCTCAATTGATTTACGATCTCAAG AATGCGAACCCTGCAGCTCGAATAAGTGTCAAGTTAGTATCTGAAGCTGGCGTGGGAGTGATTGCTAGTGGGGTTGTGAAGGGGCATGCTGACCACGTCTTGATTGCAGGCCACGACGGTGGTACAGGGGCTTCTCGATGGACTGGTATCAAGAATGCCGGGCTTCCTTGGGAACTTGGTTTAGCTGAGACCCACCAAACTCTGGTTGCTAATGATCTTCGAGGTCGCACAGTTCTGCAGACTGATGGGCAACTAAAAACTGGAAGGGATGTGGCCATTGCAGCACTTCTTGGTGCCGAAGAGTTTGGGTTTAGCACAGCACCCCTCATAACACTTGGGTGCATCATGATGCGAAAGTGCCACAAAAACACTTGCCCCGTTGGCATTGCTACTCAGGATCCAGTTCTTCGGGAGAAGTTTGCTGGAGAACCTGAACATGTTATCAACTTTTTCTTCATGTTGGCAGAGGAGTTGAGGGAAATAATGTCTCAGCTTGGTTTCCGTACAGTTAATGAGATGGTTGGTCGTTCAGATATGCTTGAAGTGGATAAGGAAGTCACAAAGAACAATGAGAAACTAGAGAACATTGATCTTTCCCTGTTACTTAAACCTGCTGCCGAAATTAGGCCTGAAGCTGCTCAATATTGTGTGCAAAAGCAAGATCATGGCTTGGATATGGTTTTAGATCAGAAGCTTATTACACTCTCCAAAGCTGCTTTGGAAAATGGTCTCCCTGTGTACATTGAAACACCTATTCGCAATGTGAACCGTGCTGTTGGAACTATGCTCAGCCATGAGGTGACCAAACGTTACAACTTGAGTGGTCTCCCTGCTGATACCATCCATATCAAACTCTCTGGAAGTGCGGGGCAGAGCCTTGGGGCTTTCTTGTGCCCTGGTATCTTGTTAGAGCTTGAAGGTGACAGCAATGATTATGTTGGAAAAGGTTTGTCCGGAGGAAAGATTGTAGTTTATCCTCCGAAAGGTGGCAGATTTGATCCAAAAGAAAACATTGTAATTGGTAATGTTGCCCTATATGGTGCCACAAGCGGGGAGGCATACTTCAACGGCACAGCTGCAGAAAGATTCTGTGTCCGTAATTCAGGGGCAAGGGCAGTTGTGGAAGCTGTTGGTGATCATGGATGCGAATACATGACAGGTGGGACTGTTGTTGTACTTGGAAAAACTGGCAGGAATTTTGCTGCAGGTATGAGTGGCGGTATCGCTTTTGTTCTTGACGTGGATGGAAAATTTAGTTCTCGTTGCAATCATGAGTTGGTGGATCTTGATAAAGTTGAAGACAAGGAGGATATTATGACACTGAGAATGATGATACAACAACATCAGCGTCACACAAATAGCCAGCTAGCGAGAGAAGTCCTTGCTGACTACGAGAATCTTCTTCCGAAATTTGTAAAGGTAATCCCCAGGGATTACAAACGTGTTCTGGCAAGCATGAAACAAGAAGCCTCAAAAGATGATTTGGAGAATACTGGAAAAGAAGCTGAGGAACAAGATGAGAAAGAGTTAGTGGAGAAAGATGCTTTTGAAGAGCTCAAGAAGATGGCAGCAGCATCCTTGAAAGAACAGTCCAGTGAG AAGCTAGAAGGATCTGAACCATTGAAGAGGCCTACTAGGGTTGCTGATCCTGTTAAACATAGAGGTTTTGTTGCTTATGAGCGGGAAGGCGTTCAATACAGGGATCCAAATGTTAGAATGAATGATTGGAAGGAAGTCATGGAACAAACATTGCCTGGCCCACTTCTAAAGACCCAGTCAGCACGTTGCATGGACTGTGGTACTCCATTCTGCCATCAG GAGAACTCCGGATGCCCTCTTGGCAATAAAATACCTGAATTCAATGAATTAGTGTACCAAAACAGATGGCATGAAGCTTTGGATCGGCTCCTTGAAACAAATAACTTTCCGGAGTTCACTGGCCGAGTGTGCCCTGCACCTTGTGAAGGTTCTTGCGTTCTTGGTATAATTGAGAATCCTGTATCTATCAAAAACATTGAATGTGCCATCATAGACAAGGCCTTTGAGGAAGGTTGGATGGTGCCGCGGCATCCACCACTGAGATCTGG GAGAAGAGTTGCTATTGTTGGGAGTGGGCCTGCAGGATTGGCCGCCGCTGATCAGCTTAATAGAATGGGCCACTGGGTGACAGTGTATGAGCGTGCTGATCGAATTGGTGGGCTTATGATGTATGGAGTTCCCAACATGAAGACTGATAAAGTCGATATAGTTCAAAGGCGTGTAAATCTTATGGCTGAGGAAGGCATCAATTTTGTGGTTAATGCTAATGTTGGATTAGATCCTTTGTACTCTCTTGATAGGCTACGAGAGGAGAATGATGCCATAGTTCTGGCTGTTGGAGCCACAAAACCAAG GGACCTTCCTGTACCAGGGCGAGATCTATCAGGCGTCTATTTCGCCATGGAGTTTCTTCACGCAAATACTAAAAGCCTTCTTGATAGCAATCACCAGGATGGCAACTACATATCAGCCAAGGGCAAGAAAGTCGTGGTCATTGGTGGAGGTGATACTGGCACAGATTGCATTGGGACATCTATCCGGCATGGTTGTAGTAGCGTTGTTAATCTAGAGCTGCTTTCTCAGCCACCACAAACTAGAGCTCCAGGCAATCCCTGGCCACAA TGGCCTCGCGTTTTCCGTGTAGATTATGGGCACCAGGAAACTGCTGCAAAGTTTGGCAAAGATCCAAGATCATATGAGGTGTTGACTAAGCGATTTATTGGAGATGAAAATGGGGTTGTTAAAGGTCTTGAGCTGGTACGTGTTCAATGGGAGAAGGATGCCAGCGGGAAGTTTCAATTTAACGAGGTTGAGGGCTCAGAGGAAATTATTGAAGCTGACCTTGTCCTACTTGCAATGGGCTTTCTTGGCCCCGAGTCG ACTCTGGCAGACAAGTTAAGCTTGGAGCGAGACAATCGATCGAACTTCAAGGCAGATTATGGTCGTTTTTCAACAAATGTTGAAGGGGTCTTTGCAGCTGGAGACTGTCGTCGTGGTCAGTCGTTGGTTGTATGGGCAATTTCAGAGGGAAGACAAACTGCTGCACAGGTTGACAAGTTCCTctcaaaagaaaagataaactcTGTTGATGGGCACGATGACCTTATTAAGAGACACCGAGACCTTAACAAGAGGCAGCAAGACAGGAGCAAACACACGGTCATGACATAG
- the LOC119984320 gene encoding glutamate synthase [NADH], amyloplastic isoform X3, translating to MTWRSFFPLLMLLLLIRVNFDAALIFTFESVEYTNHGLACFPTFIFSHGGAFDGVLELLVRAGRSLPEAIMMMIPEAWQNDKNMDPHRKALYEYFSALMEPWDGPALISFTDGRYLGATLDRNGLRPGRFYITHSGRVIMASEVGVVDIPPEDVLRKGRLNPGMMLLVDFEKHAVVDDEALKHQYSLVRPYGKWLERQKIVLKDIIESVPASEKVAPTIAGVVKATSDDDDMETTGIQGLLAPLKAFGYTVEALEMLLLPMAKDGTEALGSMGNDTPLAVMSNREKLTFEYFKQMFAQVTNPPIDPIREKIVTSMECMIGPEGDLTETTEEQCHRLSLKGPLLSIDEMEAIKKMNYRGWQSKVLDITYAKNRGRKGLEETLDRICAEALDAINEGYTLLVLSDRAFSSSRVAVSSLLAVGAVHHHLVKKLARTRIGLIVESAEPREVHHFCTLVGFGADAICPYLAIEAIWRLQVDGKIPPKANGEFHSEKELVKKYFKASNYGMMKVLAKMGISTLASYKGAQIFEALGLSSEVIQKCFARTPSRVEGATFEMLARDALHLHEIAFPSRVFPPGSAEAVALPNPGDYHWRKGGEIHLNDPLAIAKLQEAARSNSVASYKEYSKRVQELNKACNLRGLLKFKEAEIKVPLDEVEPASEIVKRFCTGAMSYGSISLEAHTTLAMAMNQIGGKSNTGEGGEEPSRMEPLSNGSMNPKRSAIKQVASGRFGVSSYYLTNADEIQIKMAQGAKPGEGGELPGHKVIGDIAVTRNSTAGVGLISPPPHHDIYSIEDLAQLIYDLKNANPAARISVKLVSEAGVGVIASGVVKGHADHVLIAGHDGGTGASRWTGIKNAGLPWELGLAETHQTLVANDLRGRTVLQTDGQLKTGRDVAIAALLGAEEFGFSTAPLITLGCIMMRKCHKNTCPVGIATQDPVLREKFAGEPEHVINFFFMLAEELREIMSQLGFRTVNEMVGRSDMLEVDKEVTKNNEKLENIDLSLLLKPAAEIRPEAAQYCVQKQDHGLDMVLDQKLITLSKAALENGLPVYIETPIRNVNRAVGTMLSHEVTKRYNLSGLPADTIHIKLSGSAGQSLGAFLCPGILLELEGDSNDYVGKGLSGGKIVVYPPKGGRFDPKENIVIGNVALYGATSGEAYFNGTAAERFCVRNSGARAVVEAVGDHGCEYMTGGTVVVLGKTGRNFAAGMSGGIAFVLDVDGKFSSRCNHELVDLDKVEDKEDIMTLRMMIQQHQRHTNSQLAREVLADYENLLPKFVKVIPRDYKRVLASMKQEASKDDLENTGKEAEEQDEKELVEKDAFEELKKMAAASLKEQSSEKLEGSEPLKRPTRVADPVKHRGFVAYEREGVQYRDPNVRMNDWKEVMEQTLPGPLLKTQSARCMDCGTPFCHQENSGCPLGNKIPEFNELVYQNRWHEALDRLLETNNFPEFTGRVCPAPCEGSCVLGIIENPVSIKNIECAIIDKAFEEGWMVPRHPPLRSGRRVAIVGSGPAGLAAADQLNRMGHWVTVYERADRIGGLMMYGVPNMKTDKVDIVQRRVNLMAEEGINFVVNANVGLDPLYSLDRLREENDAIVLAVGATKPRDLPVPGRDLSGVYFAMEFLHANTKSLLDSNHQDGNYISAKGKKVVVIGGGDTGTDCIGTSIRHGCSSVVNLELLSQPPQTRAPGNPWPQWPRVFRVDYGHQETAAKFGKDPRSYEVLTKRFIGDENGVVKGLELVRVQWEKDASGKFQFNEVEGSEEIIEADLVLLAMGFLGPESTLADKLSLERDNRSNFKADYGRFSTNVEGVFAAGDCRRGQSLVVWAISEGRQTAAQVDKFLSKEKINSVDGHDDLIKRHRDLNKRQQDRSKHTVMT from the exons ATGACATGGAGAAGCTTCTTCCCATTGCTGATGCTACTTCTTCTGATTCGGGTGAATTTTGACGCAGCTTTGATCTTTACATTTGAATCAGTAGAATACACGAACCATGGCTTGGCTTGTTTTCCTACCTTTATATTTTCACATGGAG gAGCTTTTGACGGCGTTCTTGAACTTCTGGTTCGAGCTGGTAGAAGTCTTCCTGAAGCTATAATGATGATGATTCCCGAAGCATGGCAAAATGATAAGAATATGGATCCTCATCGGAAGGCCCTGTATGAATACTTCTCAGCACTTATGGAACCTTGGGATGGGCCTGCTCTTATCTCAT TCACTGATGGCCGCTACCTAGGAGCTACATTGGATCGAAATGGACTGCGTCCGGGTAGGTTTTACATAACGCATAGTGGACGAGTTATTATGGCCAGTGAAGTTGGTGTCGTGGATATTCCCCCCGAAGATGTGCTTAGGAAAGGAAGACTCAACCCTGGCATGATGCTTCTGGTGGATTTTGAGAAGCATGCTGTTGTAGATGATGAAGCCTTGAAGCACCAATATTCGCTGGTGAGGCCTTATGGGAAGTGGCTCGAAAGGCAAAAAATTGTCCTCAAGGACATAATTGAATCAGTTCCAGCGTCTGAAAAGGTTGCTCCAACCATAGCTGGGGTTGTAAAA GCAACCAGTGATGATGACGATATGGAGACTACGGGCATTCAAGGTTTATTGGCTCCGCTAAAAGCCTTTGG TTATACCGTTGAAGCCTTGGAGATGTTGTTGCTTCCCATGGCAAAAGATGGTACCGAGGCTCTCGGTTCAATGGGAAATGATACTCCCCTGGCAGTTATGTCTAATAGAGAAAAACTTACTTTTGAGTACTTCAAGCAAATGTTTGCTCAAGTAACAAACCCACCAATTGATCCTATTCGAGAAAAAATAGTCACTTCAATGGAATGCATGATTGGTCCAGAAGGTGATCTGACAGAAACAACTGAAGAACAGTGTCATCGTCTCTCCTTGAAAGGCCCTCTTCTATCCATTGATGAGATGGAAGCAATTAAAAAGATGAATTATAGAGGTTGGCAAAGCAAAGTTCTTGATATAACTTATGCAAAAAATCGTGGTAGGAAAGGATTGGAGGAGACTTTGGACAGGATCTGTGCTGAAGCCCTTGATGCCATAAATGAGGGATATACATTATTGGTACTCTCGGACAGAG CATTCTCATCAAGTCGCGTTGCTGTGAGCTCTCTCCTAGCTGTTGGTGCTGTCCATCACCATCTTGTGAAAAAGCTTGCGCGAACTCGAATAGGGTTGATAGTTGAATCAGCCGAACCACGTGAAGTGCACCATTTCTGTACTTTGGTTGGTTTCGGTGCAGATGCCATTTGCCCATACTTAGCTATAGAAGCCATCTGGCGATTGCAGGTTGATGGTAAGATTCCACCAAAAGCTAATGGCGAGTTTCATTCGGAAAAGGAGCTTGTCAAGAAGTACTTCAAGGCAAGCAACTATGGAATGATGAAAGTTCTTGCCAAAATGGGCATATCAACTTTAGCCTCATACAAGGGTGCTCAGATATTTGAAGCTCTGGGCCTTTCATCTGAAGTGATCCAGAAGTGCTTCGCAAGAACCCCAAGCAGAGTTGAGGGAGCAACTTTTGAAATGCTTGCTCGTGAtgcacttcatttgcatgaaaTAGCCTTCCCCTCTCGGGTTTTTCCGCCCGGAAGTGCAGAAGCAGTTGCACTGCCCAACCCTGGTGATTACCATTGGAGGAAAGGTGGTGAAATTCATCTGAATGATCCTCTTGCTATAGCAAAGCTGCAAGAAGCTGCCAGGAGTAACAGTGTCGCTTCCTATAAGGAGTACTCAAAGCGTGTTCAGGAACTAAACAAAGCTTGCAATTTGCGTGGGCTTCTGAAGTTTAAAGAAGCAGAGATAAAAGTTCCCTTGGACGAAGTGGAACCTGCAAGTGAAATTGTGAAAAGATTTTGCACTGGGGCCATGAGTTATGGATCGATATCATTGGAGGCACACACAACGCTAGCCATGGCAATGAATCAAATTGGAGGGAAATCAAACACAG GTGAGGGAGGGGAAGAACCATCACGTATGGAGCCTCTTTCAAATGGTTCAATGAATCCAAAGAGGAGTGCAATCAAACAGGTTGCCAGTGGAAGATTCGGAGTTTCAAGTTATTACCTTACAAATGCTGATGAAATCCAGATAAAGATGGCACAG GGGGCCAAGCCTGGTGAAGGAGGTGAACTTCCTGGCCACAAGGTTATAGGAGATATTGCAGTCACCAGAAATTCTACTGCTGGGGTTGGACTCATTAGTCCACCTCCCCATCATGATATTTATTCAATTGAAGACCTTGCTCAATTGATTTACGATCTCAAG AATGCGAACCCTGCAGCTCGAATAAGTGTCAAGTTAGTATCTGAAGCTGGCGTGGGAGTGATTGCTAGTGGGGTTGTGAAGGGGCATGCTGACCACGTCTTGATTGCAGGCCACGACGGTGGTACAGGGGCTTCTCGATGGACTGGTATCAAGAATGCCGGGCTTCCTTGGGAACTTGGTTTAGCTGAGACCCACCAAACTCTGGTTGCTAATGATCTTCGAGGTCGCACAGTTCTGCAGACTGATGGGCAACTAAAAACTGGAAGGGATGTGGCCATTGCAGCACTTCTTGGTGCCGAAGAGTTTGGGTTTAGCACAGCACCCCTCATAACACTTGGGTGCATCATGATGCGAAAGTGCCACAAAAACACTTGCCCCGTTGGCATTGCTACTCAGGATCCAGTTCTTCGGGAGAAGTTTGCTGGAGAACCTGAACATGTTATCAACTTTTTCTTCATGTTGGCAGAGGAGTTGAGGGAAATAATGTCTCAGCTTGGTTTCCGTACAGTTAATGAGATGGTTGGTCGTTCAGATATGCTTGAAGTGGATAAGGAAGTCACAAAGAACAATGAGAAACTAGAGAACATTGATCTTTCCCTGTTACTTAAACCTGCTGCCGAAATTAGGCCTGAAGCTGCTCAATATTGTGTGCAAAAGCAAGATCATGGCTTGGATATGGTTTTAGATCAGAAGCTTATTACACTCTCCAAAGCTGCTTTGGAAAATGGTCTCCCTGTGTACATTGAAACACCTATTCGCAATGTGAACCGTGCTGTTGGAACTATGCTCAGCCATGAGGTGACCAAACGTTACAACTTGAGTGGTCTCCCTGCTGATACCATCCATATCAAACTCTCTGGAAGTGCGGGGCAGAGCCTTGGGGCTTTCTTGTGCCCTGGTATCTTGTTAGAGCTTGAAGGTGACAGCAATGATTATGTTGGAAAAGGTTTGTCCGGAGGAAAGATTGTAGTTTATCCTCCGAAAGGTGGCAGATTTGATCCAAAAGAAAACATTGTAATTGGTAATGTTGCCCTATATGGTGCCACAAGCGGGGAGGCATACTTCAACGGCACAGCTGCAGAAAGATTCTGTGTCCGTAATTCAGGGGCAAGGGCAGTTGTGGAAGCTGTTGGTGATCATGGATGCGAATACATGACAGGTGGGACTGTTGTTGTACTTGGAAAAACTGGCAGGAATTTTGCTGCAGGTATGAGTGGCGGTATCGCTTTTGTTCTTGACGTGGATGGAAAATTTAGTTCTCGTTGCAATCATGAGTTGGTGGATCTTGATAAAGTTGAAGACAAGGAGGATATTATGACACTGAGAATGATGATACAACAACATCAGCGTCACACAAATAGCCAGCTAGCGAGAGAAGTCCTTGCTGACTACGAGAATCTTCTTCCGAAATTTGTAAAGGTAATCCCCAGGGATTACAAACGTGTTCTGGCAAGCATGAAACAAGAAGCCTCAAAAGATGATTTGGAGAATACTGGAAAAGAAGCTGAGGAACAAGATGAGAAAGAGTTAGTGGAGAAAGATGCTTTTGAAGAGCTCAAGAAGATGGCAGCAGCATCCTTGAAAGAACAGTCCAGTGAG AAGCTAGAAGGATCTGAACCATTGAAGAGGCCTACTAGGGTTGCTGATCCTGTTAAACATAGAGGTTTTGTTGCTTATGAGCGGGAAGGCGTTCAATACAGGGATCCAAATGTTAGAATGAATGATTGGAAGGAAGTCATGGAACAAACATTGCCTGGCCCACTTCTAAAGACCCAGTCAGCACGTTGCATGGACTGTGGTACTCCATTCTGCCATCAG GAGAACTCCGGATGCCCTCTTGGCAATAAAATACCTGAATTCAATGAATTAGTGTACCAAAACAGATGGCATGAAGCTTTGGATCGGCTCCTTGAAACAAATAACTTTCCGGAGTTCACTGGCCGAGTGTGCCCTGCACCTTGTGAAGGTTCTTGCGTTCTTGGTATAATTGAGAATCCTGTATCTATCAAAAACATTGAATGTGCCATCATAGACAAGGCCTTTGAGGAAGGTTGGATGGTGCCGCGGCATCCACCACTGAGATCTGG GAGAAGAGTTGCTATTGTTGGGAGTGGGCCTGCAGGATTGGCCGCCGCTGATCAGCTTAATAGAATGGGCCACTGGGTGACAGTGTATGAGCGTGCTGATCGAATTGGTGGGCTTATGATGTATGGAGTTCCCAACATGAAGACTGATAAAGTCGATATAGTTCAAAGGCGTGTAAATCTTATGGCTGAGGAAGGCATCAATTTTGTGGTTAATGCTAATGTTGGATTAGATCCTTTGTACTCTCTTGATAGGCTACGAGAGGAGAATGATGCCATAGTTCTGGCTGTTGGAGCCACAAAACCAAG GGACCTTCCTGTACCAGGGCGAGATCTATCAGGCGTCTATTTCGCCATGGAGTTTCTTCACGCAAATACTAAAAGCCTTCTTGATAGCAATCACCAGGATGGCAACTACATATCAGCCAAGGGCAAGAAAGTCGTGGTCATTGGTGGAGGTGATACTGGCACAGATTGCATTGGGACATCTATCCGGCATGGTTGTAGTAGCGTTGTTAATCTAGAGCTGCTTTCTCAGCCACCACAAACTAGAGCTCCAGGCAATCCCTGGCCACAA TGGCCTCGCGTTTTCCGTGTAGATTATGGGCACCAGGAAACTGCTGCAAAGTTTGGCAAAGATCCAAGATCATATGAGGTGTTGACTAAGCGATTTATTGGAGATGAAAATGGGGTTGTTAAAGGTCTTGAGCTGGTACGTGTTCAATGGGAGAAGGATGCCAGCGGGAAGTTTCAATTTAACGAGGTTGAGGGCTCAGAGGAAATTATTGAAGCTGACCTTGTCCTACTTGCAATGGGCTTTCTTGGCCCCGAGTCG ACTCTGGCAGACAAGTTAAGCTTGGAGCGAGACAATCGATCGAACTTCAAGGCAGATTATGGTCGTTTTTCAACAAATGTTGAAGGGGTCTTTGCAGCTGGAGACTGTCGTCGTGGTCAGTCGTTGGTTGTATGGGCAATTTCAGAGGGAAGACAAACTGCTGCACAGGTTGACAAGTTCCTctcaaaagaaaagataaactcTGTTGATGGGCACGATGACCTTATTAAGAGACACCGAGACCTTAACAAGAGGCAGCAAGACAGGAGCAAACACACGGTCATGACATAG